From a region of the Takifugu flavidus isolate HTHZ2018 chromosome 20, ASM371156v2, whole genome shotgun sequence genome:
- the LOC130516770 gene encoding formin-binding protein 1 isoform X32, whose protein sequence is MSWGSELWDQFDNLEKHTQWGIEYLEKYNKFVKERSEIELNYAKQIRNLSKKYQPKKNSREEEESKYSFCRAFLATLNELNDYAGQHEVIAENLMSQIITELARYTQELKTERKSHFHDGRKAQQHIESSWKQLESCKRKFERECKEAERANQHFERMDADINVTKADVEKARQQAQMRQQMATDSKNDYSSYLQKFNQEQNEHYFTIIPNIFQKLQDMEEKRIEKLGVCMKTFAEVNRQVLPIVGKCLDGMTKAAGSIEPKTDSKQVVESYKSGFEPPGDVEFEDYGQAMKRTVSETSLSNSKEGKEKSASKSKGKLWPFIKNKNKSPKQHKEPLSNRLNDFMASKPKMHCLRSLRRGGSGPEDFSHLPPEQRRKKLQGKLDDLNKDIQKEMDQRDALTKMKDVYIKNPQMGDPASVDPRLTEIGQNIEKLQLEAQKFEGWLAEVEERMPSKSDTQRRSVLYETQNNTTVGNNCAQDRESPDGSYTEEQNSETQVKATVNPTSTTPDFDDEFDDEDSLPTIGTCKALYPFEGHNEGTIAMAEGELLYVIEEDKGDGWTRVRRNQDEEGYVPTSYVEVFLETNAKGAMTYI, encoded by the exons AAATTTATCAAAGAAGTATCAGCCGAAGAAGAATtcaagagaagaggaagaaagcaa GTACAGCTTTTGTCGAGCCTTCCTGGCGACGCTGAACGAGCTCAACGACTACGCGGGCCAACATGAGGTCATCGCGGAGAACCTTATGTCTCAGATCATTACGGAGCTGGCTCGGTACACACAAGAGCTCAAGACGGAGAGAAAATCG CACTTCCACGATGGACGGAAGGCACAGCAGCACATTGAAAGCTCATGGAAACAGCTGGAATCG tgCAAAAGAAAGTTCGAGAGGGAGTGTAAAGAGGCCGAACGAGCGAACCAGCACTTTGAGAGGATGGACGCTGATATTAACGTGACGAAAGCAGACGTGGAAAAG GCCCGACAGCAGGCTCaaatgaggcagcagatggcTACGGACAGTAAAAACGATTACTCCTCCTACCTTCAAAAGTTCAACCAGGAGCAGAATGAACATTACTTCACAATTATCCCCAATATATTCCAG AAACTCCAAGacatggaggagaaaagaaTCGAGAAGCTCGGAGTGTGTATGAAGACGTTTGCAGAGGTCAACCGTCAAGTCCTGCCCATCGTGGGGAAGTGCCTAGACGGCATGACCAAAGCCGCGGGGTCCATCGAACCCAAGACT GACTCAAAACAGGTCGTGGAGTCCTATAAATCCGGGTTCGAGCCTCCGGGGGATGTGGAGTTCGAAGACTATGGCCAGGCGATGAAGAGGACGGTGTCCGAAACCAGCCTGTCCAACTCCAAGGAGGGCAAGGAGAAGTCAGCCAGCAAGAGCAAGGGCAAACTGTGGCCTTTCATTAAGAACAAGAACAAG TCTCCCAAGCAGCACAAGGAGCCCCTGTCAAACCGCCTCAACGACTTCATGGCCTCCAAACCCAAAATGCACTGCCTCCGGAGCCTGAGGCGAGGG GGCTCTGGACCAGAAGACTTCAGCCACCTGCCTccagaacagaggaggaagaagctcCAAGGCAAACTGGACGACCTGAACAAGGACATTCAGAAAGAGATGGACCAGAG GGACGCTCTCACCAAGATGAAAGACGTGTACATAAAGAATCCTCAGATGGGCGACCCCGCCAGCGTGGACCCCCGGCTAACAGAAATAGGCCAGAACATCGAGAAGCTCCAGTTGGAAGCTCAGAAATTTGAG GGCTGGTtggcggaggtggaggagcggaTGCCGTCCAAGAGCGACACACAACGGCGGAGCGTCCTCTACGAGACACAGAACAACACGACGGTGGGCAACAACTGTGCCCAGGACAGAGAGAG CCCGGACGGCAGCTACACGGAGGAGCAGAATTCAGAGACTCAGGTCAAAGCCACCGTCAACCCCACATCCACCACGCCGGACTTCGATGACGAGTTTGACGACGAAGATTCCCTGCCCACTATCGGAACCTGCAAAGCCTTGTACCCATTTGAAG GTCACAACGAAGGCACCATCGCCATGGCAGAAGGCGAGCTCTTGTACGTCATAGAAGAAGACAAAGGAGACGGCTGGACGCGAGTGCGCAGGAACCAGGACGAGGAGGGATACGTCCCCACCTCCTATGTCGAAGTCTTCTTGGAAACAAATGCCAAAGGTGCTATGACATACATTTAA
- the LOC130516770 gene encoding formin-binding protein 1 isoform X27, whose product MSWGSELWDQFDNLEKHTQWGIEYLEKYNKFVKERSEIELNYAKQIRNLSKKYQPKKNSREEEESKYSFCRAFLATLNELNDYAGQHEVIAENLMSQIITELARYTQELKTERKSHFHDGRKAQQHIESSWKQLESCKRKFERECKEAERANQHFERMDADINVTKADVEKARQQAQMRQQMATDSKNDYSSYLQKFNQEQNEHYFTIIPNIFQKLQDMEEKRIEKLGVCMKTFAEVNRQVLPIVGKCLDGMTKAAGSIEPKTDSKQVVESYKSGFEPPGDVEFEDYGQAMKRTVSETSLSNSKEGKEKSASKSKGKLWPFIKNKNKPPPAPPASSLPSPSAVPNDPQSPKQHKEPLSNRLNDFMASKPKMHCLRSLRRGLSLKLGSGPEDFSHLPPEQRRKKLQGKLDDLNKDIQKEMDQRDALTKMKDVYIKNPQMGDPASVDPRLTEIGQNIEKLQLEAQKFEGWLAEVEERMPSKSDTQRRSVLYETQNNTTVGNNCAQDRESPDGSYTEEQNSETQVKATVNPTSTTPDFDDEFDDEDSLPTIGTCKALYPFEGHNEGTIAMAEGELLYVIEEDKGDGWTRVRRNQDEEGYVPTSYVEVFLETNAKGAMTYI is encoded by the exons AAATTTATCAAAGAAGTATCAGCCGAAGAAGAATtcaagagaagaggaagaaagcaa GTACAGCTTTTGTCGAGCCTTCCTGGCGACGCTGAACGAGCTCAACGACTACGCGGGCCAACATGAGGTCATCGCGGAGAACCTTATGTCTCAGATCATTACGGAGCTGGCTCGGTACACACAAGAGCTCAAGACGGAGAGAAAATCG CACTTCCACGATGGACGGAAGGCACAGCAGCACATTGAAAGCTCATGGAAACAGCTGGAATCG tgCAAAAGAAAGTTCGAGAGGGAGTGTAAAGAGGCCGAACGAGCGAACCAGCACTTTGAGAGGATGGACGCTGATATTAACGTGACGAAAGCAGACGTGGAAAAG GCCCGACAGCAGGCTCaaatgaggcagcagatggcTACGGACAGTAAAAACGATTACTCCTCCTACCTTCAAAAGTTCAACCAGGAGCAGAATGAACATTACTTCACAATTATCCCCAATATATTCCAG AAACTCCAAGacatggaggagaaaagaaTCGAGAAGCTCGGAGTGTGTATGAAGACGTTTGCAGAGGTCAACCGTCAAGTCCTGCCCATCGTGGGGAAGTGCCTAGACGGCATGACCAAAGCCGCGGGGTCCATCGAACCCAAGACT GACTCAAAACAGGTCGTGGAGTCCTATAAATCCGGGTTCGAGCCTCCGGGGGATGTGGAGTTCGAAGACTATGGCCAGGCGATGAAGAGGACGGTGTCCGAAACCAGCCTGTCCAACTCCAAGGAGGGCAAGGAGAAGTCAGCCAGCAAGAGCAAGGGCAAACTGTGGCCTTTCATTAAGAACAAGAACAAG cccccacctgcccccccagCCTCAtccctgccctcaccctctgctgTTCCCAACGACCCCCAGTCTCCCAAGCAGCACAAGGAGCCCCTGTCAAACCGCCTCAACGACTTCATGGCCTCCAAACCCAAAATGCACTGCCTCCGGAGCCTGAGGCGAGGG CTTTCTCTCAAGCTG GGCTCTGGACCAGAAGACTTCAGCCACCTGCCTccagaacagaggaggaagaagctcCAAGGCAAACTGGACGACCTGAACAAGGACATTCAGAAAGAGATGGACCAGAG GGACGCTCTCACCAAGATGAAAGACGTGTACATAAAGAATCCTCAGATGGGCGACCCCGCCAGCGTGGACCCCCGGCTAACAGAAATAGGCCAGAACATCGAGAAGCTCCAGTTGGAAGCTCAGAAATTTGAG GGCTGGTtggcggaggtggaggagcggaTGCCGTCCAAGAGCGACACACAACGGCGGAGCGTCCTCTACGAGACACAGAACAACACGACGGTGGGCAACAACTGTGCCCAGGACAGAGAGAG CCCGGACGGCAGCTACACGGAGGAGCAGAATTCAGAGACTCAGGTCAAAGCCACCGTCAACCCCACATCCACCACGCCGGACTTCGATGACGAGTTTGACGACGAAGATTCCCTGCCCACTATCGGAACCTGCAAAGCCTTGTACCCATTTGAAG GTCACAACGAAGGCACCATCGCCATGGCAGAAGGCGAGCTCTTGTACGTCATAGAAGAAGACAAAGGAGACGGCTGGACGCGAGTGCGCAGGAACCAGGACGAGGAGGGATACGTCCCCACCTCCTATGTCGAAGTCTTCTTGGAAACAAATGCCAAAGGTGCTATGACATACATTTAA
- the LOC130516770 gene encoding formin-binding protein 1 isoform X7, whose amino-acid sequence MVEERMGACWSNVQDTILKFEDLRFDHKGILDQFDNLEKHTQWGIEYLEKYNKFVKERSEIELNYAKQIRNLSKKYQPKKNSREEEESKYSFCRAFLATLNELNDYAGQHEVIAENLMSQIITELARYTQELKTERKSHFHDGRKAQQHIESSWKQLESCKRKFERECKEAERANQHFERMDADINVTKADVEKRSSLKARQQAQMRQQMATDSKNDYSSYLQKFNQEQNEHYFTIIPNIFQKLQDMEEKRIEKLGVCMKTFAEVNRQVLPIVGKCLDGMTKAAGSIEPKTDSKQVVESYKSGFEPPGDVEFEDYGQAMKRTVSETSLSNSKEGKEKSASKSKGKLWPFIKNKNKLMSLLTSPHQPPPAPPASSLPSPSAVPNDPQSPKQHKEPLSNRLNDFMASKPKMHCLRSLRRGQQSPRSLIYHKELMKRTLGRPTYAFEARQYVLSLKLITLNSHVRNLIEGSGPEDFSHLPPEQRRKKLQGKLDDLNKDIQKEMDQRDALTKMKDVYIKNPQMGDPASVDPRLTEIGQNIEKLQLEAQKFEGWLAEVEERMPSKSDTQRRSVLYETQNNTTVGNNCAQDRESSPDGSYTEEQNSETQVKATVNPTSTTPDFDDEFDDEDSLPTIGTCKALYPFEGHNEGTIAMAEGELLYVIEEDKGDGWTRVRRNQDEEGYVPTSYVEVFLETNAKGAMTYI is encoded by the exons AAATTTATCAAAGAAGTATCAGCCGAAGAAGAATtcaagagaagaggaagaaagcaa GTACAGCTTTTGTCGAGCCTTCCTGGCGACGCTGAACGAGCTCAACGACTACGCGGGCCAACATGAGGTCATCGCGGAGAACCTTATGTCTCAGATCATTACGGAGCTGGCTCGGTACACACAAGAGCTCAAGACGGAGAGAAAATCG CACTTCCACGATGGACGGAAGGCACAGCAGCACATTGAAAGCTCATGGAAACAGCTGGAATCG tgCAAAAGAAAGTTCGAGAGGGAGTGTAAAGAGGCCGAACGAGCGAACCAGCACTTTGAGAGGATGGACGCTGATATTAACGTGACGAAAGCAGACGTGGAAAAG CGAAGTTCCCTTAAG GCCCGACAGCAGGCTCaaatgaggcagcagatggcTACGGACAGTAAAAACGATTACTCCTCCTACCTTCAAAAGTTCAACCAGGAGCAGAATGAACATTACTTCACAATTATCCCCAATATATTCCAG AAACTCCAAGacatggaggagaaaagaaTCGAGAAGCTCGGAGTGTGTATGAAGACGTTTGCAGAGGTCAACCGTCAAGTCCTGCCCATCGTGGGGAAGTGCCTAGACGGCATGACCAAAGCCGCGGGGTCCATCGAACCCAAGACT GACTCAAAACAGGTCGTGGAGTCCTATAAATCCGGGTTCGAGCCTCCGGGGGATGTGGAGTTCGAAGACTATGGCCAGGCGATGAAGAGGACGGTGTCCGAAACCAGCCTGTCCAACTCCAAGGAGGGCAAGGAGAAGTCAGCCAGCAAGAGCAAGGGCAAACTGTGGCCTTTCATTAAGAACAAGAACAAG CTTATGTCCCTGTTAACATCCCCCCACcagcccccacctgcccccccagCCTCAtccctgccctcaccctctgctgTTCCCAACGACCCCCAGTCTCCCAAGCAGCACAAGGAGCCCCTGTCAAACCGCCTCAACGACTTCATGGCCTCCAAACCCAAAATGCACTGCCTCCGGAGCCTGAGGCGAGGG cagcagtcgCCGCGCTCGCTCATTTATCACAAAGAGCTCATGAAGAGGACGCTGGGCCGGCCCACGTATGCCTTCGAAGCAAGGCAATATGTT CTTTCTCTCAAGCTG ATCACACTCAATTCCCACGTCCGGAATCTCATTGAG GGCTCTGGACCAGAAGACTTCAGCCACCTGCCTccagaacagaggaggaagaagctcCAAGGCAAACTGGACGACCTGAACAAGGACATTCAGAAAGAGATGGACCAGAG GGACGCTCTCACCAAGATGAAAGACGTGTACATAAAGAATCCTCAGATGGGCGACCCCGCCAGCGTGGACCCCCGGCTAACAGAAATAGGCCAGAACATCGAGAAGCTCCAGTTGGAAGCTCAGAAATTTGAG GGCTGGTtggcggaggtggaggagcggaTGCCGTCCAAGAGCGACACACAACGGCGGAGCGTCCTCTACGAGACACAGAACAACACGACGGTGGGCAACAACTGTGCCCAGGACAGAGAGAG CAGCCCGGACGGCAGCTACACGGAGGAGCAGAATTCAGAGACTCAGGTCAAAGCCACCGTCAACCCCACATCCACCACGCCGGACTTCGATGACGAGTTTGACGACGAAGATTCCCTGCCCACTATCGGAACCTGCAAAGCCTTGTACCCATTTGAAG GTCACAACGAAGGCACCATCGCCATGGCAGAAGGCGAGCTCTTGTACGTCATAGAAGAAGACAAAGGAGACGGCTGGACGCGAGTGCGCAGGAACCAGGACGAGGAGGGATACGTCCCCACCTCCTATGTCGAAGTCTTCTTGGAAACAAATGCCAAAGGTGCTATGACATACATTTAA
- the LOC130516770 gene encoding formin-binding protein 1 homolog isoform X33 — protein sequence MSWGSELWDQFDNLEKHTQWGIEYLEKYNKFVKERSEIELNYAKQIRNLSKKYQPKKNSREEEESKYSFCRAFLATLNELNDYAGQHEVIAENLMSQIITELARYTQELKTERKSHFHDGRKAQQHIESSWKQLESCKRKFERECKEAERANQHFERMDADINVTKADVEKARQQAQMRQQMATDSKNDYSSYLQKFNQEQNEHYFTIIPNIFQKLQDMEEKRIEKLGVCMKTFAEVNRQVLPIVGKCLDGMTKAAGSIEPKTDSKQVVESYKSGFEPPGDVEFEDYGQAMKRTVSETSLSNSKEGKEKSASKSKGKLWPFIKNKNKLSLKLGSGPEDFSHLPPEQRRKKLQGKLDDLNKDIQKEMDQRDALTKMKDVYIKNPQMGDPASVDPRLTEIGQNIEKLQLEAQKFEGWLAEVEERMPSKSDTQRRSVLYETQNNTTVGNNCAQDRESPDGSYTEEQNSETQVKATVNPTSTTPDFDDEFDDEDSLPTIGTCKALYPFEGHNEGTIAMAEGELLYVIEEDKGDGWTRVRRNQDEEGYVPTSYVEVFLETNAKGAMTYI from the exons AAATTTATCAAAGAAGTATCAGCCGAAGAAGAATtcaagagaagaggaagaaagcaa GTACAGCTTTTGTCGAGCCTTCCTGGCGACGCTGAACGAGCTCAACGACTACGCGGGCCAACATGAGGTCATCGCGGAGAACCTTATGTCTCAGATCATTACGGAGCTGGCTCGGTACACACAAGAGCTCAAGACGGAGAGAAAATCG CACTTCCACGATGGACGGAAGGCACAGCAGCACATTGAAAGCTCATGGAAACAGCTGGAATCG tgCAAAAGAAAGTTCGAGAGGGAGTGTAAAGAGGCCGAACGAGCGAACCAGCACTTTGAGAGGATGGACGCTGATATTAACGTGACGAAAGCAGACGTGGAAAAG GCCCGACAGCAGGCTCaaatgaggcagcagatggcTACGGACAGTAAAAACGATTACTCCTCCTACCTTCAAAAGTTCAACCAGGAGCAGAATGAACATTACTTCACAATTATCCCCAATATATTCCAG AAACTCCAAGacatggaggagaaaagaaTCGAGAAGCTCGGAGTGTGTATGAAGACGTTTGCAGAGGTCAACCGTCAAGTCCTGCCCATCGTGGGGAAGTGCCTAGACGGCATGACCAAAGCCGCGGGGTCCATCGAACCCAAGACT GACTCAAAACAGGTCGTGGAGTCCTATAAATCCGGGTTCGAGCCTCCGGGGGATGTGGAGTTCGAAGACTATGGCCAGGCGATGAAGAGGACGGTGTCCGAAACCAGCCTGTCCAACTCCAAGGAGGGCAAGGAGAAGTCAGCCAGCAAGAGCAAGGGCAAACTGTGGCCTTTCATTAAGAACAAGAACAAG CTTTCTCTCAAGCTG GGCTCTGGACCAGAAGACTTCAGCCACCTGCCTccagaacagaggaggaagaagctcCAAGGCAAACTGGACGACCTGAACAAGGACATTCAGAAAGAGATGGACCAGAG GGACGCTCTCACCAAGATGAAAGACGTGTACATAAAGAATCCTCAGATGGGCGACCCCGCCAGCGTGGACCCCCGGCTAACAGAAATAGGCCAGAACATCGAGAAGCTCCAGTTGGAAGCTCAGAAATTTGAG GGCTGGTtggcggaggtggaggagcggaTGCCGTCCAAGAGCGACACACAACGGCGGAGCGTCCTCTACGAGACACAGAACAACACGACGGTGGGCAACAACTGTGCCCAGGACAGAGAGAG CCCGGACGGCAGCTACACGGAGGAGCAGAATTCAGAGACTCAGGTCAAAGCCACCGTCAACCCCACATCCACCACGCCGGACTTCGATGACGAGTTTGACGACGAAGATTCCCTGCCCACTATCGGAACCTGCAAAGCCTTGTACCCATTTGAAG GTCACAACGAAGGCACCATCGCCATGGCAGAAGGCGAGCTCTTGTACGTCATAGAAGAAGACAAAGGAGACGGCTGGACGCGAGTGCGCAGGAACCAGGACGAGGAGGGATACGTCCCCACCTCCTATGTCGAAGTCTTCTTGGAAACAAATGCCAAAGGTGCTATGACATACATTTAA
- the LOC130516770 gene encoding formin-binding protein 1 isoform X24 — translation MSWGSELWDQFDNLEKHTQWGIEYLEKYNKFVKERSEIELNYAKQIRNLSKKYQPKKNSREEEESKYSFCRAFLATLNELNDYAGQHEVIAENLMSQIITELARYTQELKTERKSHFHDGRKAQQHIESSWKQLESCKRKFERECKEAERANQHFERMDADINVTKADVEKARQQAQMRQQMATDSKNDYSSYLQKFNQEQNEHYFTIIPNIFQKLQDMEEKRIEKLGVCMKTFAEVNRQVLPIVGKCLDGMTKAAGSIEPKTDSKQVVESYKSGFEPPGDVEFEDYGQAMKRTVSETSLSNSKEGKEKSASKSKGKLWPFIKNKNKLMSLLTSPHQPPPAPPASSLPSPSAVPNDPQSPKQHKEPLSNRLNDFMASKPKMHCLRSLRRGLSLKLGSGPEDFSHLPPEQRRKKLQGKLDDLNKDIQKEMDQRDALTKMKDVYIKNPQMGDPASVDPRLTEIGQNIEKLQLEAQKFEGWLAEVEERMPSKSDTQRRSVLYETQNNTTVGNNCAQDRESPDGSYTEEQNSETQVKATVNPTSTTPDFDDEFDDEDSLPTIGTCKALYPFEGHNEGTIAMAEGELLYVIEEDKGDGWTRVRRNQDEEGYVPTSYVEVFLETNAKGAMTYI, via the exons AAATTTATCAAAGAAGTATCAGCCGAAGAAGAATtcaagagaagaggaagaaagcaa GTACAGCTTTTGTCGAGCCTTCCTGGCGACGCTGAACGAGCTCAACGACTACGCGGGCCAACATGAGGTCATCGCGGAGAACCTTATGTCTCAGATCATTACGGAGCTGGCTCGGTACACACAAGAGCTCAAGACGGAGAGAAAATCG CACTTCCACGATGGACGGAAGGCACAGCAGCACATTGAAAGCTCATGGAAACAGCTGGAATCG tgCAAAAGAAAGTTCGAGAGGGAGTGTAAAGAGGCCGAACGAGCGAACCAGCACTTTGAGAGGATGGACGCTGATATTAACGTGACGAAAGCAGACGTGGAAAAG GCCCGACAGCAGGCTCaaatgaggcagcagatggcTACGGACAGTAAAAACGATTACTCCTCCTACCTTCAAAAGTTCAACCAGGAGCAGAATGAACATTACTTCACAATTATCCCCAATATATTCCAG AAACTCCAAGacatggaggagaaaagaaTCGAGAAGCTCGGAGTGTGTATGAAGACGTTTGCAGAGGTCAACCGTCAAGTCCTGCCCATCGTGGGGAAGTGCCTAGACGGCATGACCAAAGCCGCGGGGTCCATCGAACCCAAGACT GACTCAAAACAGGTCGTGGAGTCCTATAAATCCGGGTTCGAGCCTCCGGGGGATGTGGAGTTCGAAGACTATGGCCAGGCGATGAAGAGGACGGTGTCCGAAACCAGCCTGTCCAACTCCAAGGAGGGCAAGGAGAAGTCAGCCAGCAAGAGCAAGGGCAAACTGTGGCCTTTCATTAAGAACAAGAACAAG CTTATGTCCCTGTTAACATCCCCCCACcagcccccacctgcccccccagCCTCAtccctgccctcaccctctgctgTTCCCAACGACCCCCAGTCTCCCAAGCAGCACAAGGAGCCCCTGTCAAACCGCCTCAACGACTTCATGGCCTCCAAACCCAAAATGCACTGCCTCCGGAGCCTGAGGCGAGGG CTTTCTCTCAAGCTG GGCTCTGGACCAGAAGACTTCAGCCACCTGCCTccagaacagaggaggaagaagctcCAAGGCAAACTGGACGACCTGAACAAGGACATTCAGAAAGAGATGGACCAGAG GGACGCTCTCACCAAGATGAAAGACGTGTACATAAAGAATCCTCAGATGGGCGACCCCGCCAGCGTGGACCCCCGGCTAACAGAAATAGGCCAGAACATCGAGAAGCTCCAGTTGGAAGCTCAGAAATTTGAG GGCTGGTtggcggaggtggaggagcggaTGCCGTCCAAGAGCGACACACAACGGCGGAGCGTCCTCTACGAGACACAGAACAACACGACGGTGGGCAACAACTGTGCCCAGGACAGAGAGAG CCCGGACGGCAGCTACACGGAGGAGCAGAATTCAGAGACTCAGGTCAAAGCCACCGTCAACCCCACATCCACCACGCCGGACTTCGATGACGAGTTTGACGACGAAGATTCCCTGCCCACTATCGGAACCTGCAAAGCCTTGTACCCATTTGAAG GTCACAACGAAGGCACCATCGCCATGGCAGAAGGCGAGCTCTTGTACGTCATAGAAGAAGACAAAGGAGACGGCTGGACGCGAGTGCGCAGGAACCAGGACGAGGAGGGATACGTCCCCACCTCCTATGTCGAAGTCTTCTTGGAAACAAATGCCAAAGGTGCTATGACATACATTTAA
- the LOC130516770 gene encoding formin-binding protein 1 isoform X35, producing MSWGSELWDQFDNLEKHTQWGIEYLEKYNKFVKERSEIELNYAKQIRNLSKKYQPKKNSREEEESKYSFCRAFLATLNELNDYAGQHEVIAENLMSQIITELARYTQELKTERKSHFHDGRKAQQHIESSWKQLESCKRKFERECKEAERANQHFERMDADINVTKADVEKARQQAQMRQQMATDSKNDYSSYLQKFNQEQNEHYFTIIPNIFQKLQDMEEKRIEKLGVCMKTFAEVNRQVLPIVGKCLDGMTKAAGSIEPKTDSKQVVESYKSGFEPPGDVEFEDYGQAMKRTVSETSLSNSKEGKEKSASKSKGKLWPFIKNKNKGSGPEDFSHLPPEQRRKKLQGKLDDLNKDIQKEMDQRDALTKMKDVYIKNPQMGDPASVDPRLTEIGQNIEKLQLEAQKFEGWLAEVEERMPSKSDTQRRSVLYETQNNTTVGNNCAQDRESPDGSYTEEQNSETQVKATVNPTSTTPDFDDEFDDEDSLPTIGTCKALYPFEGHNEGTIAMAEGELLYVIEEDKGDGWTRVRRNQDEEGYVPTSYVEVFLETNAKGAMTYI from the exons AAATTTATCAAAGAAGTATCAGCCGAAGAAGAATtcaagagaagaggaagaaagcaa GTACAGCTTTTGTCGAGCCTTCCTGGCGACGCTGAACGAGCTCAACGACTACGCGGGCCAACATGAGGTCATCGCGGAGAACCTTATGTCTCAGATCATTACGGAGCTGGCTCGGTACACACAAGAGCTCAAGACGGAGAGAAAATCG CACTTCCACGATGGACGGAAGGCACAGCAGCACATTGAAAGCTCATGGAAACAGCTGGAATCG tgCAAAAGAAAGTTCGAGAGGGAGTGTAAAGAGGCCGAACGAGCGAACCAGCACTTTGAGAGGATGGACGCTGATATTAACGTGACGAAAGCAGACGTGGAAAAG GCCCGACAGCAGGCTCaaatgaggcagcagatggcTACGGACAGTAAAAACGATTACTCCTCCTACCTTCAAAAGTTCAACCAGGAGCAGAATGAACATTACTTCACAATTATCCCCAATATATTCCAG AAACTCCAAGacatggaggagaaaagaaTCGAGAAGCTCGGAGTGTGTATGAAGACGTTTGCAGAGGTCAACCGTCAAGTCCTGCCCATCGTGGGGAAGTGCCTAGACGGCATGACCAAAGCCGCGGGGTCCATCGAACCCAAGACT GACTCAAAACAGGTCGTGGAGTCCTATAAATCCGGGTTCGAGCCTCCGGGGGATGTGGAGTTCGAAGACTATGGCCAGGCGATGAAGAGGACGGTGTCCGAAACCAGCCTGTCCAACTCCAAGGAGGGCAAGGAGAAGTCAGCCAGCAAGAGCAAGGGCAAACTGTGGCCTTTCATTAAGAACAAGAACAAG GGCTCTGGACCAGAAGACTTCAGCCACCTGCCTccagaacagaggaggaagaagctcCAAGGCAAACTGGACGACCTGAACAAGGACATTCAGAAAGAGATGGACCAGAG GGACGCTCTCACCAAGATGAAAGACGTGTACATAAAGAATCCTCAGATGGGCGACCCCGCCAGCGTGGACCCCCGGCTAACAGAAATAGGCCAGAACATCGAGAAGCTCCAGTTGGAAGCTCAGAAATTTGAG GGCTGGTtggcggaggtggaggagcggaTGCCGTCCAAGAGCGACACACAACGGCGGAGCGTCCTCTACGAGACACAGAACAACACGACGGTGGGCAACAACTGTGCCCAGGACAGAGAGAG CCCGGACGGCAGCTACACGGAGGAGCAGAATTCAGAGACTCAGGTCAAAGCCACCGTCAACCCCACATCCACCACGCCGGACTTCGATGACGAGTTTGACGACGAAGATTCCCTGCCCACTATCGGAACCTGCAAAGCCTTGTACCCATTTGAAG GTCACAACGAAGGCACCATCGCCATGGCAGAAGGCGAGCTCTTGTACGTCATAGAAGAAGACAAAGGAGACGGCTGGACGCGAGTGCGCAGGAACCAGGACGAGGAGGGATACGTCCCCACCTCCTATGTCGAAGTCTTCTTGGAAACAAATGCCAAAGGTGCTATGACATACATTTAA